A stretch of Pseudoclavibacter chungangensis DNA encodes these proteins:
- the aspS gene encoding aspartate--tRNA(Asn) ligase produces the protein MTERSLVSALPALADGPVTVQGWVDTVRDQKKVQFVVLRDESGAVQLVNPRSEGREGISDAISGLAQGSFLTVHGQLKHDERVKLGGLEVRIDELVVETEAIAETPIADDTSIDKRLDWRFLDLRQPRNNLLFRVQTTFLHALRTYWVERDYIEIFTPKLMASASESKAELFKVDYFDRPAYLAQSPQFFKQMAQTAGFGKVFEVGPVFRADPSFTSRHATEFTGVDAEISWIDSHEDVMRMQEELLRAGLQAVKDKHGDEIRELFDVEITVPELPFPRIPLLEARRIVEERGHHIDRADLDLDPEGERQIAAYVKETYGHEFVFVTDYPASIRPFYHMRHDDDPTLTKSYDLIWNGVEITTGAQREHRVERIEAQALEKGMDLEELEFYLDFFRYGAPPHGGFGMGLARVLMLMLHQSTLREVTFLFRGPNRLTP, from the coding sequence GTGACCGAACGTTCCCTCGTCTCCGCCCTGCCCGCCCTCGCCGATGGTCCCGTGACCGTGCAGGGGTGGGTCGATACCGTCCGCGACCAGAAGAAGGTCCAGTTCGTCGTGTTGCGCGACGAGTCGGGTGCGGTTCAGCTCGTGAATCCGCGCTCGGAGGGCCGGGAGGGCATCTCGGACGCGATCTCGGGCCTCGCGCAGGGTTCGTTCCTGACCGTGCACGGTCAGCTCAAGCACGACGAGCGCGTGAAGCTCGGCGGCCTCGAGGTGCGTATCGACGAGCTCGTCGTCGAGACGGAGGCGATCGCCGAGACGCCGATCGCCGACGACACCTCGATCGACAAGCGCCTCGACTGGCGCTTCCTCGACCTGCGTCAGCCGCGCAACAACCTCCTCTTCCGCGTCCAGACGACGTTCCTGCACGCGCTGCGCACGTACTGGGTGGAGCGCGACTACATCGAGATCTTCACGCCGAAGCTCATGGCCTCGGCGTCGGAGTCGAAGGCGGAGCTCTTCAAGGTCGACTACTTCGACCGTCCCGCGTATCTCGCGCAGTCGCCGCAGTTCTTCAAGCAGATGGCGCAGACGGCCGGCTTCGGCAAGGTCTTCGAGGTCGGCCCCGTCTTCCGCGCCGACCCGTCGTTCACGTCGCGGCACGCGACCGAGTTCACGGGCGTCGACGCCGAGATCTCGTGGATCGACTCGCACGAGGACGTCATGCGCATGCAGGAGGAGCTCCTCCGCGCGGGGCTGCAGGCCGTCAAGGACAAGCACGGTGACGAGATCCGCGAGCTGTTCGACGTCGAGATCACGGTTCCGGAGCTCCCGTTCCCCCGCATCCCGCTGCTCGAGGCACGCCGCATCGTGGAGGAGCGCGGCCACCACATCGATCGCGCCGACCTCGATCTCGACCCGGAGGGCGAGCGGCAGATCGCTGCGTACGTGAAGGAGACGTACGGGCACGAGTTCGTGTTCGTCACCGACTACCCGGCGTCGATCCGGCCGTTCTACCACATGCGCCACGACGACGACCCGACCCTCACGAAGTCGTACGACCTCATCTGGAACGGTGTCGAGATCACGACCGGCGCGCAGCGCGAGCACCGCGTCGAGCGGATCGAGGCGCAGGCACTCGAGAAGGGCATGGATCTCGAGGAGCTCGAGTTCTACCTCGACTTCTTCCGCTACGGCGCCCCGCCGCACGGTGGCTTCGGCATGGGTCTCGCACGCGTGCTCATGCTCATGCTGCACCAGTCGACGCTGCGCGAGGTGACGTTCCTGTTCCGTGGCCCGAACCGGCTCACGCCGTAG
- a CDS encoding glutaredoxin family protein has translation MRGPFRPGAPRGGRDPRGIGGPSDAVRLARARGEVLVEFYTRPGCHLCDDARATVTATTERTGARVVEIDITSDEGLVRRFGEDVPVVFVDGRPHAKWFVDGAKLEADIERARSPRRRDRDHE, from the coding sequence ATGCGAGGACCATTCCGACCGGGAGCACCCCGCGGCGGTCGCGACCCGCGTGGCATCGGTGGCCCGTCCGACGCGGTGCGGCTCGCGCGAGCACGCGGCGAGGTGCTCGTCGAGTTCTACACGCGACCCGGCTGCCACCTGTGCGACGACGCGCGTGCGACGGTCACGGCGACGACCGAGCGCACGGGGGCACGCGTCGTCGAGATCGACATCACGAGCGACGAGGGCCTCGTGCGCAGATTCGGCGAGGACGTGCCCGTCGTGTTCGTCGACGGCAGGCCGCACGCGAAATGGTTCGTCGACGGGGCGAAGCTCGAGGCCGACATCGAACGTGCGCGATCCCCGCGGCGACGCGACCGCGACCACGAATGA
- the nhaA gene encoding Na+/H+ antiporter NhaA has protein sequence MSPIRTARPAPTTRWGRLLDRLASQSLGGTILLAAAVVALVLANSPLAGGYTALRDTHLGIPALGLDLSIGHWAADGVLAIFFVVVGMELKREFVTGSLRDPRAAALPIAAAVGGMLVPAGVYALVVVIAGVDALRGVAIPVATDIAFALGLVAVAGRGLPSAFRVFLLTLAIVDDLLGILVIAIGYTDGVDLVWLVVSLVAVAAAWFVMHRGIGAWWILVPLGLVAWYGMYRSGVHATISGVLLGLCVPAKPIGRDEVSMAEHMERGWTVVSQAIALPVFAFFAAGVPLTAGGSFTATVSDPVFVAVALALVVGKPLGIVTVVALLRRLPAFRLDPGLRFGDVVALGALAGIGFTVSLLIGELAFRDDPAHLEVAHLGVIAGSLVSAVIGIVLLRLRSTRHAIEQRAAREGGDTHDEER, from the coding sequence ATGTCGCCCATCCGCACCGCCCGACCCGCACCCACGACACGCTGGGGCCGCCTGCTCGACCGCCTCGCGTCGCAATCGCTCGGCGGCACGATCCTGCTCGCCGCCGCGGTCGTCGCGCTCGTCCTCGCGAACTCACCGCTCGCGGGCGGCTACACGGCGCTGCGTGACACGCATCTCGGGATCCCGGCGCTCGGGCTCGACCTCTCGATCGGTCACTGGGCCGCGGACGGCGTGCTCGCGATCTTCTTCGTCGTCGTCGGGATGGAGCTGAAGCGCGAGTTCGTGACGGGGAGCCTGCGCGATCCGCGCGCCGCGGCGCTGCCGATCGCCGCGGCGGTCGGGGGCATGCTCGTCCCGGCCGGGGTGTACGCGCTCGTCGTCGTCATCGCGGGGGTCGACGCCCTGCGCGGCGTCGCGATCCCCGTCGCGACCGACATCGCGTTCGCGCTGGGGCTCGTGGCCGTCGCCGGGCGCGGGCTGCCGTCGGCGTTCCGCGTCTTCCTCCTGACCCTCGCGATCGTCGACGACCTCCTCGGCATCCTCGTGATCGCGATCGGCTACACCGACGGCGTCGACCTCGTGTGGCTCGTCGTGAGCCTCGTCGCCGTCGCCGCCGCGTGGTTCGTCATGCACCGTGGCATCGGGGCGTGGTGGATCCTCGTCCCGCTCGGGCTCGTCGCGTGGTACGGCATGTACCGCTCGGGCGTGCACGCGACGATCTCCGGCGTCCTCCTCGGCCTGTGCGTGCCGGCGAAGCCCATCGGACGCGACGAGGTGTCGATGGCGGAACACATGGAACGCGGCTGGACGGTCGTCTCGCAGGCGATCGCCCTTCCCGTGTTCGCGTTCTTCGCCGCCGGGGTGCCGCTCACGGCCGGCGGCTCGTTCACGGCCACGGTGAGCGATCCCGTGTTCGTCGCGGTCGCGCTCGCGCTCGTGGTGGGCAAGCCGCTCGGGATCGTCACGGTCGTCGCACTGCTGCGGCGGCTGCCGGCGTTCCGGCTCGACCCCGGCCTGCGCTTCGGCGACGTCGTGGCACTCGGCGCGCTCGCGGGGATCGGGTTCACGGTCTCGCTGCTCATCGGGGAACTCGCGTTCCGCGACGACCCCGCGCATCTCGAGGTCGCCCACCTCGGCGTGATCGCCGGATCGCTCGTGTCGGCGGTCATCGGTATCGTGCTCTTGCGCCTGCGCTCGACCCGTCACGCGATCGAGCAGCGCGCCGCCCGGGAGGGCGGCGACACCCACGACGAGGAGCGATGA
- a CDS encoding 30S ribosomal protein bS22, producing MGSVVKKRRKRMAKKKHRKLLRKTRHQRRNKK from the coding sequence ATGGGTTCTGTTGTCAAGAAGCGCCGCAAGCGCATGGCGAAGAAGAAGCACCGCAAGCTGCTTCGCAAGACTCGCCACCAGCGTCGCAACAAGAAGTAG
- a CDS encoding helix-turn-helix domain-containing protein: MANELSDVRFLTVAEVAELMRVSKMTVYRLVHSGELPAVRFGRSFRVPESAVAEALRRTGTEDEVGKHTA, encoded by the coding sequence ATGGCGAACGAGCTCTCCGACGTGCGGTTCCTCACCGTGGCCGAGGTTGCGGAACTCATGCGGGTGTCGAAGATGACCGTGTACCGACTCGTGCACTCGGGCGAACTGCCCGCCGTACGGTTCGGCCGCTCGTTCCGCGTTCCCGAGTCGGCCGTCGCCGAGGCGCTGCGTCGCACGGGCACCGAGGACGAGGTCGGCAAGCACACCGCGTAG
- a CDS encoding TrkH family potassium uptake protein, whose protein sequence is MRNRRHPPEQPRINRRGHVSRTLAGRLRDFVDDFAHSSPSRFAVLVFTSIIMLWTLLLTLPISSASGHGTPFHEALFTAVSTICVTGLSIVDMSTHWSPFGHAVVFVGLEVGAVGVLTLASIMGAIVARRLGLRQKLMAASDSNPMRIHAGPVSESQAIRLGEIGGMLVTVAVSLLIIETVIALLIIPRLLFAGFDLGTAIIDGFYYSASAFTNTGFTPNPDGLEPFKNDLWMLGCLAAAVFAGSLGFPVIFALVRWVRHRQRFSVHVKMTLVTTVALFLVGWLVLYLLEADNPETIGAFHPLMRPFQAGFLSAMTRSGGFSTIPIDETEGATMLVLDMLMFVGGGSASTAGGIKVTTLAILFLAAFAEAKGVNDMQAFGRRIPGDVLRLAVSVSLWGATIVSVSAILLMHFADAPFSHALFESISAFATCGLSSGLTQQLPVEGTYILTATMWLGRVGTVTMAAALASSEHKQLYRLPEERIIVG, encoded by the coding sequence ATGCGAAATCGCCGGCACCCGCCGGAACAACCGCGGATCAACCGTCGCGGACACGTCTCCCGGACCCTCGCGGGCAGACTCCGCGACTTCGTCGACGACTTCGCGCACAGCTCGCCCTCGCGGTTCGCCGTCCTCGTCTTCACGTCCATCATCATGCTGTGGACACTGCTCCTGACCCTGCCCATCTCGTCCGCGAGCGGGCACGGGACGCCCTTCCACGAGGCCCTCTTCACGGCCGTCTCCACGATCTGCGTCACGGGACTGTCGATCGTCGACATGTCGACCCACTGGTCGCCGTTCGGGCACGCCGTCGTGTTCGTGGGACTCGAGGTCGGTGCCGTCGGCGTCCTCACGCTCGCGAGCATCATGGGCGCGATCGTCGCGCGGCGACTGGGGCTCCGCCAGAAGCTCATGGCCGCCTCCGACAGCAATCCGATGCGCATCCATGCGGGCCCCGTCTCGGAATCGCAGGCCATCCGTCTCGGTGAGATCGGCGGCATGCTCGTCACGGTCGCCGTCTCCCTGCTCATCATCGAGACCGTCATCGCGCTGCTCATCATCCCGCGGCTCCTGTTCGCCGGGTTCGACCTCGGCACCGCGATCATCGACGGCTTCTACTACTCGGCGTCCGCCTTCACGAACACGGGGTTCACGCCGAACCCCGACGGACTCGAGCCCTTCAAGAACGATCTGTGGATGCTCGGCTGCCTCGCCGCCGCGGTGTTCGCAGGGAGCCTCGGGTTCCCCGTCATCTTCGCGCTCGTGCGGTGGGTGCGTCACCGTCAGCGCTTCTCGGTGCACGTGAAGATGACCCTCGTCACGACCGTCGCGCTCTTCCTCGTCGGCTGGCTCGTGCTGTATCTTCTGGAGGCCGACAACCCCGAGACGATCGGTGCCTTCCACCCGCTCATGCGCCCGTTCCAGGCGGGCTTCCTGTCGGCGATGACCCGCTCGGGCGGCTTCTCGACCATCCCCATCGACGAGACCGAGGGCGCGACCATGCTCGTGCTCGACATGCTCATGTTCGTGGGCGGCGGCTCGGCCTCGACGGCGGGCGGCATCAAGGTGACGACGCTCGCGATCCTGTTCCTCGCGGCGTTCGCGGAGGCGAAGGGCGTCAACGACATGCAGGCGTTCGGTCGCCGGATCCCGGGCGACGTGCTGCGCCTCGCCGTGAGCGTGTCGCTCTGGGGTGCCACGATCGTCTCGGTTTCCGCGATCCTGCTCATGCACTTCGCCGATGCCCCGTTCTCACACGCCCTGTTCGAGAGCATCAGCGCGTTCGCGACGTGCGGGCTCAGTTCCGGCCTCACCCAGCAGCTCCCGGTCGAGGGGACGTACATCCTCACCGCCACGATGTGGCTCGGTCGAGTGGGTACAGTCACGATGGCGGCGGCGCTCGCGTCGAGCGAGCACAAGCAGCTCTACCGCCTCCCCGAAGAAAGGATCATCGTTGGGTGA
- a CDS encoding potassium channel family protein produces the protein MGEPIPHNAPVLVIGLGRFGAATAGQLQRQGREVLAVDTDEALVQKWAERVTHAVQLDAKNMEALRQIGAQEFQVAVVAVGNSIEGSVLVTSNLAELGVPQIWAKAMSATHGKILARIGAHHVIYPEAEAGERIAHLLTGRMLDFIQFDDDFVLVKLYPPKQIRGKKLLESGVRTKYNVTVVGVKSPGKPFTYAANDTVVSDHDLVIVAGSSDDVERFAALS, from the coding sequence TTGGGTGAACCGATCCCCCACAACGCGCCCGTCCTCGTGATCGGCCTCGGTCGCTTCGGTGCGGCCACCGCGGGGCAGCTCCAGCGCCAGGGCCGCGAGGTGCTCGCGGTCGACACCGACGAGGCGCTCGTGCAGAAGTGGGCCGAGCGCGTCACGCACGCCGTGCAGCTCGACGCGAAGAACATGGAGGCGCTCCGGCAGATCGGTGCGCAGGAGTTCCAGGTCGCGGTCGTCGCGGTGGGCAACTCGATCGAGGGCAGCGTGCTCGTGACCTCGAACCTCGCCGAGCTCGGTGTCCCCCAGATCTGGGCGAAGGCGATGTCGGCGACGCACGGCAAGATCCTGGCCCGCATCGGTGCGCACCACGTCATCTACCCCGAGGCGGAGGCCGGCGAGCGGATCGCCCACCTGCTCACGGGCCGCATGCTCGACTTCATCCAGTTCGACGACGACTTCGTCCTCGTGAAGCTGTACCCGCCGAAGCAGATCCGCGGCAAGAAGCTGCTCGAGTCGGGCGTGCGCACGAAGTACAACGTGACCGTCGTCGGAGTCAAGTCCCCCGGCAAGCCGTTCACCTATGCAGCGAACGACACGGTCGTCTCCGACCACGACCTCGTCATCGTCGCGGGCTCCTCCGACGACGTGGAACGCTTCGCCGCGCTGAGCTGA
- a CDS encoding sugar ABC transporter ATP-binding protein, producing the protein METLLTVTNVTKNHDMTRALKGVSFEIARGEVVGLVGENGAGKSTLLSILGGWTAPTSGSMELDGEPYAPQSPEEALACGVGSIQQKFVVDPDHTVAQNIFRASFHADKSPEEQRERARELLESSGLDFDPDARMGDLVRAEQALVEVVRLIAEETQLVLMDEVAATFNDFEIAQFHQITRRLVREGRSVIYITHRIDEISSLVGRVIVLREGLIAREFHPRAMPATEIAYEITQRELVFGRRPDEFEDEHTRLYVEHLSTPDGHVRDVTLALRRGEIFGLTGLRRAGMTELASALVGVTPATWSAYRIDGADVEVTSPADALSHGIGYLSDRDDELGITTEESIAKNLLDGRVAMGFREEVAALREVVAQVQKLRIRTTDIQSDVGKLSGGNQQKIALARWMGSGCEILILNHPTRGIDVGARQDIGEMLKELAQRGTTIVLISSDMSELLELCNRTAVMRDGVVVSVQDNAESTEDTLMREALGVMDEPSEPRQSRRGERAAV; encoded by the coding sequence TTGGAAACGTTGCTGACCGTCACGAACGTCACCAAGAACCACGACATGACGCGTGCGTTGAAGGGTGTGAGCTTCGAGATCGCACGCGGAGAAGTCGTCGGACTCGTCGGTGAGAACGGGGCGGGCAAATCGACCCTGTTGAGCATTCTCGGCGGCTGGACCGCCCCGACGAGCGGCTCCATGGAGCTCGACGGCGAGCCCTACGCGCCGCAGAGCCCCGAGGAAGCGCTCGCCTGCGGAGTCGGCTCGATCCAGCAGAAGTTCGTCGTGGACCCCGACCACACGGTCGCGCAGAACATCTTCCGCGCCTCGTTCCACGCCGACAAGAGCCCCGAGGAACAGCGTGAGCGGGCTCGTGAGCTCCTCGAGTCGTCGGGTCTCGACTTCGACCCCGACGCCCGAATGGGCGACCTGGTGCGCGCCGAGCAGGCCCTCGTGGAGGTCGTTCGCCTCATCGCCGAGGAGACGCAGCTCGTGCTCATGGACGAGGTCGCGGCCACGTTCAACGACTTCGAGATCGCGCAGTTCCACCAGATCACGCGTCGTCTCGTACGTGAGGGCCGGTCCGTCATCTACATCACGCACCGCATCGACGAGATCTCGTCGCTCGTCGGCCGTGTCATCGTGCTCCGTGAGGGTCTCATCGCGCGCGAGTTCCACCCCCGCGCGATGCCGGCCACGGAGATCGCGTACGAGATCACCCAACGGGAGCTCGTGTTCGGGCGTCGGCCGGACGAGTTCGAGGACGAGCACACCCGCCTCTATGTCGAGCACCTCTCGACGCCGGACGGTCACGTGCGCGACGTCACGCTCGCGCTCCGGCGGGGCGAGATCTTCGGGCTCACCGGCCTGCGACGGGCCGGCATGACCGAACTGGCGAGCGCGCTCGTCGGCGTGACGCCGGCCACCTGGAGCGCCTATCGCATCGACGGCGCCGACGTCGAGGTCACCTCGCCCGCCGACGCGCTGTCGCACGGCATCGGGTACCTCTCCGACCGCGACGACGAGCTCGGCATCACGACGGAGGAGTCGATCGCGAAGAACCTGCTCGACGGTCGTGTCGCGATGGGCTTCCGCGAGGAGGTGGCCGCGCTCCGCGAGGTGGTCGCGCAGGTGCAGAAGCTCCGTATCCGCACGACCGACATCCAGAGTGACGTCGGCAAGCTGTCGGGTGGGAACCAGCAGAAGATCGCACTCGCACGGTGGATGGGCTCCGGGTGCGAGATCCTCATCCTGAACCACCCGACGCGCGGTATCGACGTCGGTGCGCGGCAGGACATCGGCGAGATGCTCAAGGAGCTCGCGCAGCGCGGCACGACGATCGTGCTCATCTCCTCCGACATGTCGGAGCTGCTCGAACTCTGCAACCGGACGGCCGTCATGCGTGATGGCGTCGTGGTCTCGGTGCAGGACAACGCCGAGTCGACCGAGGACACCCTCATGCGAGAGGCCCTCGGCGTCATGGACGAACCGTCGGAGCCGCGCCAGTCGCGCCGCGGGGAGCGCGCCGCGGTCTGA
- a CDS encoding J domain-containing protein — protein sequence MSRPQVFTEDLYAVLGVPQGASEDELRRAGRSRQRETHPDYGGDAADFVKVRLALEVLTDPQLRAQHDEWLAGSRTARRSGSRLRAQQRTPRRPAPRTPAGARTPTATPQYTAEPPPPDRIPKPRIDLDRMAWARTAWAPRPTQWPPATAALPPLAPRELALVVGYALVLVIGTLLFVLPSALVGPPADGRTGVLYVGVVCFLLLSLGWAVPCVLVRARALSRVLNIVSVVVAGFVAVVYGVIALIAVTVGQGGPALAAFLGFVVCLLTALLSVLVWTGLAGRARAFLQEVLLVRLANASAPRVDDPTRVFGAPAQSTMGGTTGISPSVNPMRAVMAQRIVGPALAELLRIPGVRIVHGLRAPGGAPGVVAHAVVAGRRIAFIDDELWLPGTYSIGQDGGIRRDGEAIRTAATEFPHAVEAYHRLFGEVALVRGWITIVPERDGPLDVDGGLTWERARLATLESMLREVGDWLAQDGERVDRLLLRDLLRHRA from the coding sequence ATGAGTCGACCGCAGGTCTTCACGGAGGATCTCTACGCCGTCCTCGGTGTGCCGCAGGGAGCGAGCGAGGACGAACTCCGGCGCGCGGGGCGGAGCCGCCAACGCGAGACACACCCCGACTACGGCGGCGACGCGGCCGACTTCGTCAAGGTGCGGCTCGCCCTCGAGGTCCTGACCGACCCGCAGCTGCGGGCCCAGCACGACGAGTGGCTCGCCGGTTCCCGGACCGCCCGGCGAAGCGGGTCGCGACTGCGCGCCCAGCAGCGCACGCCGCGCCGACCCGCGCCCCGGACGCCCGCCGGCGCACGCACGCCCACCGCGACGCCGCAGTACACGGCCGAACCGCCGCCCCCCGATCGGATCCCCAAACCCCGCATCGACCTCGATCGCATGGCGTGGGCGCGCACCGCGTGGGCGCCACGACCGACGCAGTGGCCACCCGCGACCGCAGCACTGCCGCCGCTCGCCCCGCGCGAGCTCGCGCTCGTCGTCGGCTACGCCCTCGTCCTCGTCATCGGCACCCTGCTCTTCGTGCTCCCGAGCGCGCTCGTCGGACCGCCGGCCGACGGCCGCACCGGGGTGCTGTACGTGGGTGTCGTCTGCTTCCTCCTGCTCTCCCTCGGCTGGGCCGTACCGTGTGTCCTCGTGCGCGCTCGCGCCCTCTCGAGGGTGCTGAACATCGTCTCGGTCGTCGTGGCGGGCTTCGTCGCCGTCGTCTACGGGGTGATCGCCCTCATCGCCGTCACGGTCGGGCAGGGTGGCCCCGCGCTCGCCGCGTTCCTCGGCTTCGTCGTGTGCCTCCTGACGGCACTCCTGTCCGTGCTCGTCTGGACGGGGCTCGCCGGTCGCGCGCGAGCCTTCCTGCAGGAGGTGCTTCTCGTGCGCCTCGCGAACGCGTCGGCGCCCCGTGTGGACGATCCGACCCGCGTGTTCGGTGCACCCGCGCAGTCGACGATGGGCGGCACCACGGGCATCTCGCCGAGCGTCAACCCGATGCGCGCCGTCATGGCCCAGCGCATCGTCGGGCCGGCCCTCGCGGAACTGCTGCGCATTCCCGGCGTCCGCATCGTCCACGGACTGCGCGCGCCCGGTGGCGCCCCCGGTGTCGTCGCGCACGCGGTCGTCGCGGGACGCCGCATCGCGTTCATCGACGACGAACTGTGGCTGCCGGGGACCTACTCGATCGGCCAGGACGGCGGGATCCGCCGCGACGGTGAAGCGATCCGCACGGCCGCGACCGAGTTCCCGCACGCCGTCGAGGCGTATCACCGCCTGTTCGGTGAGGTCGCCCTCGTGCGCGGGTGGATCACGATCGTGCCCGAACGCGACGGCCCGCTCGACGTCGACGGGGGACTCACGTGGGAACGGGCACGGCTCGCGACGCTCGAGTCGATGCTGCGCGAGGTGGGCGACTGGCTCGCCCAGGACGGCGAACGGGTCGACCGGCTCCTGCTGCGCGACCTGCTGCGGCACCGCGCCTGA
- the proC gene encoding pyrroline-5-carboxylate reductase, giving the protein MLGVGNMSGAILEGLRARRGADEPPIRVTTRSAASAATYADASDVEAMSTERDPDANRHAVRGADVVVLGVKPHMVADLLDEIAPEVGLGTIVVSVAAGVTAAAMERRLPAGARVVRAMPNTPATLGLGVTGIAPGAAADDEAMAIATRIFESVGDVVEVPESRIAAVAGISGSGPAYVYLFMEDLIRAAEARGFTPEQARTMVVATFRGASELATRASDTDPAELRRHVTSPNGTTERAIGVFQEAGLAEIVDRAVQANIDRSDELAADNA; this is encoded by the coding sequence ATGCTCGGCGTCGGCAACATGTCGGGCGCCATCCTCGAGGGCCTCAGGGCGCGCCGCGGCGCCGACGAGCCACCGATCCGGGTGACGACGCGCAGCGCCGCATCGGCGGCCACGTACGCGGACGCGAGCGACGTCGAGGCGATGTCGACGGAACGTGACCCCGACGCGAACCGTCATGCGGTGCGCGGTGCGGACGTCGTCGTCCTCGGCGTGAAGCCGCACATGGTGGCGGACCTCCTCGATGAGATCGCCCCGGAGGTCGGCCTCGGCACGATCGTCGTCTCGGTCGCGGCGGGGGTCACCGCGGCGGCCATGGAACGCCGGCTCCCGGCGGGCGCCCGCGTCGTGCGGGCGATGCCCAACACGCCCGCCACGCTCGGTCTCGGCGTCACCGGGATCGCTCCCGGCGCGGCCGCGGACGACGAGGCCATGGCGATCGCGACGCGCATCTTCGAGTCGGTCGGCGACGTCGTCGAGGTGCCCGAGTCGCGCATCGCCGCGGTCGCCGGAATCTCGGGCTCCGGTCCCGCCTACGTGTACCTCTTCATGGAGGACCTCATCCGTGCCGCCGAGGCGCGCGGCTTCACGCCCGAGCAGGCTCGCACGATGGTCGTCGCGACGTTCCGCGGTGCGAGCGAGCTCGCCACGCGGGCGAGCGACACGGACCCCGCCGAGCTGCGCCGCCACGTCACGAGCCCGAACGGCACCACGGAACGCGCCATCGGAGTGTTCCAGGAGGCCGGGCTCGCCGAGATCGTCGACCGTGCCGTGCAGGCCAACATCGATCGCTCCGACGAACTCGCCGCCGACAACGCATGA
- a CDS encoding AraC family transcriptional regulator — MLTTTTELVDRPERLEFWESWNRRALVGLHCSSPVPDAFLASSTQLSVDGTTVTRIQASPHAVDRNQQSIAATPKHSVFVSVLAAGTGFVFHAGGLRSVRAGDVLMYSTMQPYLLGFEQDMDLLIVDVDLVTVCDEWGVDPRSTAPRVVPASATTSAFASALLSRFTAAPPTDAAPGGGDERDVSGHDRGVRGEMLRRACRGFLAGRTPADELYDRACERIAATACDPDVTASSLAVSLHVSERHLRRVFAEHGDRPSTRLLDERLGRAFGLVVDSPALTIADVATRTGFGSPSSFTRAFGARYGRSPSDVRGAARLTSPGP, encoded by the coding sequence GTGCTCACGACGACGACCGAGTTGGTGGACCGGCCCGAGCGCCTCGAGTTCTGGGAGTCCTGGAACCGCCGCGCGCTCGTCGGACTGCACTGTTCGAGCCCCGTGCCCGACGCGTTCCTCGCGAGCTCGACCCAGTTGTCCGTGGACGGGACGACGGTCACCCGCATCCAGGCGTCGCCGCACGCCGTCGACCGGAACCAGCAGAGCATCGCCGCGACGCCGAAGCACTCGGTGTTCGTCTCGGTCCTCGCGGCGGGCACGGGCTTCGTCTTCCACGCGGGCGGACTGCGGTCGGTCCGGGCGGGCGACGTCCTCATGTACTCGACCATGCAGCCGTACCTGCTCGGGTTCGAGCAGGACATGGATCTGCTCATCGTCGACGTCGATCTCGTCACGGTGTGCGACGAGTGGGGTGTGGATCCGCGGTCGACGGCGCCTCGCGTCGTCCCCGCGAGCGCCACGACGAGTGCGTTCGCCTCGGCGCTGCTGTCGCGCTTCACGGCCGCACCGCCGACCGACGCGGCCCCCGGCGGAGGGGACGAGCGCGACGTGTCCGGGCACGACCGCGGCGTGCGCGGCGAGATGCTCCGCCGCGCCTGTCGCGGTTTCCTCGCGGGCCGCACGCCGGCCGACGAGCTCTACGATCGCGCGTGCGAGCGCATCGCCGCGACGGCCTGCGATCCGGATGTGACGGCGTCCTCGCTCGCCGTCTCGCTGCACGTCTCCGAGCGCCACCTGCGGCGCGTGTTCGCCGAGCACGGGGATCGTCCGTCGACGCGGCTCCTGGACGAGCGCCTCGGACGCGCGTTCGGGCTCGTGGTCGACTCCCCGGCGCTCACGATCGCCGATGTCGCGACGCGGACGGGCTTCGGCTCGCCGTCGTCGTTCACGCGCGCGTTCGGCGCGCGCTACGGCCGGAGTCCGAGCGACGTCCGGGGCGCGGCCCGCCTGACGTCACCCGGGCCGTGA